One window from the genome of Phoenix dactylifera cultivar Barhee BC4 unplaced genomic scaffold, palm_55x_up_171113_PBpolish2nd_filt_p 000598F, whole genome shotgun sequence encodes:
- the LOC120106657 gene encoding copper transporter 6-like yields MAAMDDGETLPRIALAKSSAMDDGMGDMGHHGMAPMGDMGQGMGDMGHGMDDMHMTFSWGKNAQILFSGWPGDRGGIYALALIVVFVLAVLLEWFNYSRVISPRWSRVVAGLVQTAIRRSPRVPLLRSPGGGGLKEIRGERVGSPVWD; encoded by the coding sequence ATGGCCGCCATGGACGACGGCGAAACCCTTCCTCGTATAGCCCTGGCAAAATCTTCCGCCATGGACGACGGCATGGGCGACATGGGACATCATGGTATGGCGCCCATGGGCGATATGGGACAAGGCATGGGCGACATGGGACACGGGATGGACGACATGCACATGACTTTCTCCTGGGGCAAGAACGCCCAGATCCTCTTCTCCGGTTGGCCGGGCGATAGGGGCGGCATATACGCCCTTGCGCTCATCGTCGTCTTCGTTCTCGCAGTCCTCCTCGAGTGGTTCAACTACAGCCGGGTGATCAGCCCTCGATGGAGCCGTGTGGTGGCTGGGCTGGTTCAGACGGCGATCCGGAGGAGCCCTCGAGTGCCCCTGCTTCGAAGCCCAGGCGGCGGCGGATTAAAAGAAATTAGGGGAGAACGGGTGGGGTCTCCGGTGTGGGATTAA